In Vespa velutina chromosome 1, iVesVel2.1, whole genome shotgun sequence, the following proteins share a genomic window:
- the LOC124952368 gene encoding centrosome-associated protein 350-like isoform X1, with the protein MSNNCKKEDIGLKKKYVFFNDPDIIVKRAESLVNTQLRSHLGLKKQQVDDSKVDLKEKTNDIAQLDFKNVENLLSFHPVQPYPFTFISAVKRKLSLGDHPDTQKKLYDSGNRTEAEVYSRELKFSSNHNLYQAMQNMAFREPLKVPDLKMSTKTLDYSSKDNPSSKDVAGIKLAVSSNDFVPERSEKTSRERVQRKLDFSEGPSVVACENIEPLKAPNVSIASSFSKKKEHVRESSREKENRSKRIRKDDSLYTKSDEILYSSSDFSKRSKSPRHVSRKDITDNTSGSISVGRIKTDRLPLFLPRESDFVLTKPKTKNFATSTTRKDNDKKHRCSNVQSAKLRDTSLECKNKTGGNESHSQKNIIKDTTRSMVFDNIEYKCKEDLQPLKQTDEHKYKSDNKQVKQQNKVLNQSFNKQQGGIGFKEHNKRIYDKTKTSINRIEGKHYVTYSDTSGDIEIVSDSNTSLKKRSSTCSAVFTQQSQSKDIDKSQTMQSLHSKKSGKDNENSNYIENSSLECTDVSSNKNEPFSQDINLSNKLQSSNNDLTDLNESLLPEALLDPRRISFRDENYTQEEFRDLITPDMNLIFRSKRKKQMAQSNNDTNVDCGKASKYKTTAKPETMQHGIQLLHPTALHMQFQAELHLLDSMNESLRQVMDVEKSFYNVKNEQEKELIQKQSQVTDELILHLDDIGKSGTIDKENTDKVVSQINDNTGIEKVVTDKRMTNKIDEASFIDEQQSFMKKEETDEQNNNLRKRTKSVIEVAEVQTQTVNDIGTQTDIYPGRRNLSNRFLEIHENAHGQELSLEDCEIPLLSLGSRDQFEDLDQLEDLSLPSKVRTMSEISLHETTSSIKTETGTEISISTRDVTCSFNKYLDLEIAQLIKDEKQRYDKIEMLFKSREKTLHDRTKKLVKLEEQKRALRDTGQDSRISSVKKKQRALLLKLQQEKDEMNRLKELHKIASQERKLMLQKQRNMFNPQMSTKNILTKLKRSADSQSPRRLSGPMKGYDIRSNSSMSSLVDSDKSQHDKSQIDPKIQLTENDLQFQKVGLSSAEKIANLVDESNISLLKYDKLNDTMEDLKSQNKYILNSQKGSNNKLKYELRSRKFEEKMPKADIIKLRSHQLDVESKLMQGHCVNVAGHVHEKQKTISLQSLQDLDNTITEYIKSESDTLVDELSKKSKSSQVDFRSVISSKDKEPFSRDTAVNTETIQEQITSIDQDALSKTSKSSQVSEDTFQTHSRNSTKTDKSISSDKEITKKFQQNSEFKASTKRKNSKCQRTRSSSTILTENILRSKSSSQIEEFTKHHNKRTKIENEFIQSDRNDEGSILDELDLSTDQTINQNAIEVLIRQSNAMKDKNSKLFADIIDESKENISVQNVFERSLENYNENNYPSKDKGKSTQNCGDISARSQLGTFAISNHNSVDNEKEYTRSIVIRSQNHDYKTSKKLEQILNAREAALVSRRNCVEEWMAWDARLRAEEERVARMEQAAYKLVTATSALSHQDSTLSSDTSDVEGRIELLTEKLAERRIEMSRLKKEARKQTKQKLKALEANLLNQIKKYDTTIHEMRKKLESRKEAVKDSDKLAIESKSLAEFKVPDIPLKRIQEIYKNSDLLRSRSESDLLSTKIQQKGIVKNIQALIYESKCEGTNFSKSSQIIKRDNVLESSNAKKQDIHYNVQSIFADLKDTEYEKLRSISMSSTSDDDQGDKATHYNTTFHSSGTQTNHTLVSVPEQFTVAISSDNNSKDIPSEVSVVNTDTDILTASELKPSKSNRSDQLTITEPKSDLIDVEQVPLKSLMSQSNTIETSKTENLKLISNKSESYIIQNSNKELSSTNNDSGTLTYSKKLHFLQLNNKNLNEDINCLENELKALSEMMSRISSLSTEKHDNEEKSTLKDISEVFSKSELIDNNTSISNKDINKTIHSDITETEIPIKTDINSDISSYSGSILKLKSGSESTDLVKNVSHVMSELIPEGETLFSESNQEIDYKAESKKILNEIEKSIISEHAKILEGDANSSSIPLETSTQKIQKLNKDFPYYLSTSVTENKSESPIPIEDNKNLERAKNTSESSLNKKIIDEQHVADESQFLMEESYGEKLSENVETISTNISEQCSIYEDDSSKKDNDVMINKSILHFEDISQFKNTDDTLQIENVSSSENNEIHLSSRDFSNGEEINTGQYYNSNNKDEENIISQNANTLSVNLNKRDFNVEENESEVISTEKMSVDKDDWTISDSFNICNDEVENEWEKADNHEVESQIHVSSENKNISQVEKVAVIHDFTENLSVTIEDESMLLPRAESTNIDPLNLKINETDNEKTTDELDDILDIIARENDKEYDNEGRQYIRRGNKTDENLDNIKSIKASILEKENENNESNEINIQTKIILDADNMDLTIDSPFPSITCDSSLDDKLQIHKFSTSDNNKNNITPLYMEYNKNHINGINDALDVPSNKLDDVSVINIKLNVEIEEKDIVQKEMVQSQEIIINKLDSESKGDIFPQLEISTKIELSHEELIDKSITHGDNKESHVIYLPVTEEESTHPIGMKEVGYLESLPEPDSSDGEQLDNLIEVAESGLDVIEKHPESSEIHSNKGDNLSDNKEDDIEINDVRENENLPIDDCQSTEKHNKATTNATDIIIKVPFEILRDPEYEDISEESLEVSEILDKTESQKTQGLQKGTTVSENYQAVHKTEVLRILDEITQKSLPELVKTSQEDKKDVQTVETISAKALIHTSSLVNENQIIQIDQSIDQNIEIIKDTVSDNSKLTEIETEEVSTELNDLLSQSDGKRVKTITDVEQSAIQKHEDVSSDSSEGGDTPAGVSEIEIDSPRDLSNSRLNIDALDDDLLSNTNMGKQDESKTDFHATAIVTTSEKDIEAMIDKIKASLKQPGLEVADLEAKLLRIQQLQIELEIKKLEAEEVYYVREIPNKPPPPYTPPGDNRISIAIASPSPPPAVIPSNIEELTAFTEKATALIYKAKQSGQDIMNLEAPPEICELTKESNEIAKKDRKIYNTFLFDLCKENISEVYQAEYEKPGPSWTKPNVKTKPAIKIPKTVEELHEYVSKEVATLFGFKTKLQRENMVMRWSRKRRDRVDELLAREAQAEEDEWTKFHHDELAVKNGLTVAILETLIMETTSVVKVAHAKKRKRCLLLLTKYYTRNENNNDNDNAIITIIMAIVQMTRMIVMMMMMMMMMMMMTMTTTVKCY; encoded by the exons atgagtaataattgtaaaaaagaagacataggccttaaaaaaaaatatgtcttCTTTAACGACccagatattattgttaagcGTGCAGAGAGTTTGGTtaat aCACAACTTAGATCACATCTTGGATTAAAGAAACAGCAAGTAGATGATAGTAAGGtagatttgaaagaaaagaccAATGATATAGCACAGcttgattttaaaaatgtagaaaatttgTTGTCTTTTCATCCTGTACAACCATATCCGTTTACATTTATTAGTGCAGTAAAACGAAAACTCTCTCTTGGTGATCATCCCGATACgcagaaaaaattatatgactCTGGTAATAGAACAGAAGCTGAAGTATATTCGAGGGAATTAAAATTTAGCagtaatcataatttatatcaagCAATGCAAAATATGGCTTTTAGAGAGCCATTAAAAGTACCAGATTTAAAAATGTCTACGAAGACATTAGATTATTCTTCTAAAGACAATCCTAGCTCAAAAGATGTTGCTGGAATAAAATTGGCTGTATCTTCTAATGATTTTGTGCCTGAAAGATCGGAAAAAacatcgagagaaagagtacaAAGGAAATTAGATTTTTCTGAGGGGCCATCCGTAGTTGCTTGTGAAAATATCGAACCTTTAAAAGCACCAAATGTTTCAATAGCATCTAGTTTctctaaaaagaaagagcacGTTAGAGAAAGTTctagggaaaaggaaaatagatcaaaaagaataagaaaggatGATTCTTTGTATACAAAAAGTGATGAAATATTGTATTCTTCATCGGATTTTAGTAAAAGATCTAAAAGTCCAAGACACGTTTCCAGAAAGGATATTACAGACAATACAAGTGGTTCTATATCGGTAGGGAGAATTAAAACTGATCGTTTGCCTTTATTTTTACCAAGGGAAAGTGATTTTGTATTGACAAAgccaaaaacaaaaaattttgcaaCTTCTACGACTAGAaaggataatgataaaaaacatAGGTGTTCCAATGTACAATCTGCGAAATTAAGAGACACTTCTTTAGAATGTAAAAATAAGACGGGTGGTAATGAATCGCAttctcaaaaaaatattataaaagatacgACTAGAAGTATGGTATtcgataatatagaatataaatgcAAAGAAGATTTGCAACCATTGAAACAAACTGATGAGCACAAATATAAATCGGATAATAAACAAGttaaacaacaaaataaagtGTTAAATCAGTCTTTTAACAAACAACAAGGAGGTATAGGATTTAAAGAGCATAATAAGagaatatatgataaaactAAGACATCTATAAATAGAATTGAAGGAAAACATTATGTTACATATTCAGATACTTCTGGTGATATTGAGATTGTATCTGACTCCAATACCAGTTTAAAAAAACGTAGCAGCACCTGCTCCGCAGTTTTTACTCAACAGTCGCAGAGTAAAGATATTGATAAATCTCAAACAATGCAAAGCTTACATTCTAAGAAATCAGGGAAAGATAATGAGAattcaaattatattgaaaattcttctttaGAATGTACAGACGTAAgcagtaataaaaatgaacctTTTTCtcaagatattaatttatctaataaacTTCAAAgtagtaataatgatttaactGATTTGAATGAAAGCTTATTACCAGAAGCCTTGTTAGATCCAAGAAGGATATCTTTTAGAGATGAAAATTATACGCAAGAGGAGTTTCGCGATTTAATTACACCCGATATGAATctaatatttcgatcgaaaagaaaaaaacaaatggcACAGAGTAATAATGATACCAATGTTGATTGTGGAAAAGCttcgaaatataaaacaacTGCGAAACCAGAAACAATGCAACATGGAATACAGCTT cTTCATCCGACAGCTTTGCATATGCAGTTTCAAGCAGAGTTACATCTATTAGACTCAATGAATGAATCACTTAGGCAAGTTATGGATGTGgagaaaagtttttataatgtaaaaaatgaacaagaaaaggaattaATACAGAAACAAAGTCAGGTCACTGATGAATTGATATTACACTTGGACGATATAGGAAAAAGTGGTACAATAGATAAGGAAAATACGGACAaag TAGTATCACAAATTAATGACAATACAGGGATAGAAAAAGTTGTTACTGACAAACGAATGACGAATAAAATTGATGAAGCTTCTTTCATTGATGAACAACAATCGTTCatgaagaaagaggaaacagATGAACAGAACAATAATTTAAGGAAAAGAACTAAATCGGTCATTGAAGTAGCAGAAGTTCAGACTCAAACAGTTAATGATATTGGAACTCAAACCGACATATATCCAGGACGACGTAATTTATCTAATAGATTTTTGGAAATTCATGAAAATGCACATGGACAGGAATTATCTTTAGAAGATTGTGAAATTCCATTACTTTCTTTAGGCTCTAGAGATCAATTTGAAGATTTGGATCAGCTAGAAGATCTTTCATTGCCTAGTAAAGTAAGAACAATGTCGGAGATCAGTTTACATGAAACTACATCTTCTATAAAAACAGAAACTGGTACAGAAATTAGTATTTCTACGAGAGATGTAACTTGttcttttaacaaatatttagaTTTAGAG ATAGCTCAATTGATAAAAGATGAGAAACAAAGATATGACAAGATAGAAATGTTGTTCAAGTCGCGTGAAAAAACATTACACGATAGGACAAAGAAATTAGTGAAATTGGAAGAGCAAAAAAGAGCATTGAGAGATACTGGCCAAGATAGTCGTATTAGTTCGGTTAAGAAGAAGCAAAGGgccttattattaaaattacaacaGGAGAAAGATGAGATGAATAG ATTGAAAGAACTTCATAAAATTGCGAGCCAAGAGCGTAAATTAATGTTACAAAAGCAAAGGAACATGTTTAATCCTCAAATGtctacgaaaaatattttaacgaaattaaaaagaagtgCTGATAGTCAATCTCCACGTAGATTATCTGGCCCAATGAAAGGCTACGATATACGGAGTAACAGTTCAATGAGTTCTTTAGTAGACTCTGATAAATCTCAACATGATAAATCACAAATAGACCCGAAAATACAATTGACGGAGAATGATTTGCAATTTCAGAAAGTGGGTTTATCAAGTGCTGAAAAAATTGCAAACTTAGTGGACGAatctaatatttcattattaaaatatgataaattaaacgaCACCATGGAAGATTTAAAATcacaaaacaaatatattcttaattctcagaagggtagtaataataaattaaagtacGAGTTGAGATCTCGTaagtttgaagaaaaaatgcCTAAAgcagatattataaaattgagatCCCATCAGCTTGATGTCGAATCGAAATTAATGCAAGGACATTGTGTGAATGTAGCTGGGCATGTACATGAGAAACAAAAGACTATTAGTTTACAATCATTACAAGATTTAGATAATACAATTACAGAATATATTAAGTCAGAATCTGATACTTTAGTAGacgaattatcaaaaaaatctAAGTCATCGCAAGTTGACTTTCGAAGTGTGATATCGTCAAAAGATAAAGAACCATTTTCCAGGGATACAGCGGTAAATACTGAAACGATACAAGAACAAATAACTTCCATCGATCAAGATGCTTTGTCAAAGACATCAAAGTCTTCTCAAGTTTCCGAAGATACCTTTCAAACTCATTCAAGAAATTCAACTAAAACGGATAAATCAATTTCTAGtgataaagaaattacaaaaaaatttcaacaaaattCCGAATTTAAAGCAAGCACTAAACGGAAAAATTCTAAATGTCAAAGAACAAGATCATCATCTACCATATTAAcggaaaatatattaagatcAAAATCAAGTTCTCAAATAGAAGAATTTACAAAACACCATAACAAACgtacaaaaatagaaaatgaattcaTTCAATCGGATAGAAATGACGAAGGTTCTATTTTAGATGAGCTTGATCTTAGTACTGATCAGACTATTAATCAGAATGCTATTGAAGTTTTAATCAGGCAATCAAATGCTATGAAAGACAAAAATTCCAAATTATTTGCTGATATAATAGatgaaagcaaagaaaatatttcggtACAAAATGTTTTTGAAAGAAgtcttgaaaattataatgaaaacaattatCCTTCCAAGGATAAAGGAAAGAGTACACAAAATTGTGGTGATATATCTGCTAGATCTCAGCTTGGTACATTTGCTATTTCAAATCATAATTCTGTAGATAATGAGAAAGAGTATACTAGATCAATAGTTATCAGATCACAGAATCATGATTATAAAACTTCAAAAAAGCTCGAACA AATTTTAAATGCACGAGAAGCAGCACTTGTATCGCGTAGAAATTGTGTAGAAGAGTGGATGGCATGGGATGCACGATTAAGAGCAGAAGAAGAACGTGTTGCACGGATGGAACAAGCTGCATATAAACTTGTCACTGCAACTTCTGCTTTATCTCATCAag attctaCACTCTCATCTGATACAAGTGATGTGGAAGGAAGAATAGAATTATTAACAGAAAAATTAGCGGAGCGTAGAATAGAAATGTcacgtttaaaaaaagaagctagGAAGCAAACGAAACAAAAGCTAAAAGCATTAGAAGCAAATttgttaaatcaaattaag aaATATGATACGACTATTCATGAAATGCGAAAGAAATTGGAGTCTAGAAAGGAAGCTGTGAAGGATAGTGACAAATTGGCTATAGAGTCTAAATCATTGGCAGAATTTAAAGTACCTGATATTCCGCTTAAGAGAAtacaagaaatttataaaaatagtgATCTGTTACGTTCGAGATCAGAATCTGACTTATTATCAACAAAAATTCAACAAAAAGgcattgttaaaaatattcaagctTTGATATATGAAAGTAAATGTGAAggaacaaatttttcaaagtcatcgcaaataattaaaagggACAATGTGCTGGAATCATCAAATGCTAAAAAACAAGATATTCATTATAACGTTCAGTCCATATTTGCAGATTTGAAAGATACAGAATATGAAAAACTCAGGTCTATTTCAATGTCATCAACTTCTGATGATGATCAAGGCGATAAAGCTACACATTATAATACCACATTTCATTCTAGTGGAACTCAAACTAATCACACGCTTGTTTCCGTACCAGAACAATTTACAGTTGCAATATCATCTGACAATAATTCAAAAGATATTCCAAGTGAAGTTAGCGTAGTAAATACTGATACAGATATTCTTACAGCATCTGAATTAAAACCATCAAAGAGTAATAGGAGCGATCAACTTACAATAACAGAACCAAAATCAGATTTAATTGATGTTGAACAAGTGCCTTTAAAAAGTCTTATGTCACAGTCCAACACAATAGAAACATCAAAAACAGAGAATTTAAAgcttatttcaaataaatcagaatcatatattattcaaaaCTCCAATAAGGAACTTTCGTctactaataacgatagtgGAACGCTTACTTATTCTAAAAAATTACACTTTTTAcaactaaataataaaaatctaaatgaagatattaattGCCTTGAAAATGAGCTTAAAGCTCTGTCAGAAATGATGTCACGAATTAGTAGTTTATCCACCGAAAAGcatgataatgaagaaaaaagtaccTTAAAAGATATATCAGAGGTGTTTTCAAAATCTGAGCTGATTGACAATAACACATCAATttctaataaagatataaataaaaccatTCATTCGGATATTACAGAAACAGAAATTCCCATTAAAACCGATATTAATTCTGATATCTCAAGTTATTCAGGAAGCATTTTGAAGTTGAAATCGGGCAGTGAGTCTACAGATTTAGTGAAAAATGTAAGTCACGTTATGTCTGAATTAATTCCAGAAGGGGAAACATTATTTTCAGAATCAAATCAAGAAATAGATTATAAAGCGGAAAGTAAgaagatattaaatgaaatcgaaaaatcaattatatccGAACATGCAAAAATACTTGAAGGTGATGCTAATTCTTCAAGTATACCATTGGAAACAAGTACgcaaaagatacaaaaattaaacaaagattttccatattatttatctacttCAGTTACTGAGAACAAATCAGAATCACCGATACCCATagaggataataaaaatcttgaaCGAGCAAAGAATACGTCTGAATCatctttgaataaaaaaataattgatgaaCAGCATGTAGCAGATGAATCTCAATTTTTAATGGAGGAATCATATGGGGAAAAATTGTCTGAAAATGTAGAAACTATTTCGACGAATATATCGGAACAATGTTCGATATATGAGGACGATAGTTCGAAAAAAGACAATGACGTAATGATTAACAAAAGTATATTACATTTCGAAGATATTTcacaatttaaaaatactgACGATACTTTGCAAATTGAAAATGTATCTTCttctgaaaataatgaaatacattTGTCTTCAAGAGACTTTTCTAAtggagaagaaataaatacgggtcaatattataattctaataataaagatgaagagaatATAATTTCACAAAATGCAAATACATTGTccgtaaatttaaataaacgtgACTTCAATgtagaagaaaatgaatcaGAAGTTATTTCCACTGAAAAAATGTCTGTAGATAAAGACGACTGGACTATATCtgattcatttaatatttgcaATGACGAAGTAGAGAATGAATGGGAAAAAGCAGATAATCATGAAGTAGAATCACAGATTCACGTTAgttcagaaaataaaaatatatcgcaAGTAGAAAAAGTTGCTGTCATTCATGATTTTACAGAAAATTTATCGGTTACTATAGAAGATGAGTCTATGCTTTTACCGAGGGCAGAATCTACAAATATTGATCCTCTTAATTTAAAGATTAATGAAACGGACAATGAAAAAACTACTGATGAGCTTGATGacatattagatataatagccagagaaaatgataaagagtATGATAATGAAGGTAGGCAATATATAAGAAGAGGTAATAAAACCGATGAAAATTTGGacaatataaaatctattaaagCATCTAtcttggagaaagaaaatgaaaacaatgaatcaaatgaaattaatattcaaacaAAGATCATCTTAGATGCAGATAATATGGATCTTACAATAGACAGTCCATTTCCGTCTATTACATGCGATTCTTCGCTCGATGATAAATTACAAATCCACAAATTCTCAacaagtgataataataaaaataatattactccATTATATATggaatacaataaaaatcatattaatggAATTAATGACGCATTAGATGTTCCATCCAATAAATTAGATGATGTGTCcgtgataaatataaaattaaacgtagaaatagaagaaaaagatattgtcCAAAAAGAAATGGTTCAGTctcaagaaataataataaacaagcTGGATTCAGAATCTAAAGGAGATATATTCCCGCAATTAGAAATTAGCACTAAGATCGAATTATCCCATGAAGAACTAATTGATAAAAGTATTACCCACGGTGATAATAAGGAATCTCATGTAATTTATCTCCCTGTTACGGAAGAAGAAAGTACACATCCAATAGGAATGAAGGAAGTAGGATATTTGGAATCATTACCAGAACCAGATAGTTCTGATGGTGAACAActtgataatttaattgaagtAGCGGAAAGTGGATTAGATGTAATAGAAAAGCATCCTGAATCATCAGAAATACATTCTAACAAGGGTGATAATTTATCagataataaagaagacgatattgaaataaatgatgtacgtgaaaatgaaaatcttcCGATTGATGATTGTCAATCTACAGAGAAACATAATAAAGCTACAACGAATGCTaccgatattataattaaagtaccatttgaaatattaagagATCCCGAATATGAAGATATCTCTGAGGAAAGCCTTGAAGTATCGGAAATTCTTGATAAAACGGAAAGTCAAAAAACGCAAGGTTTACAAAAAGGAACGACCGTGTCAGAAAATTATCAAGCGGTACATAAAACTGAAGTATTAAGGATATTGGATGAAATTACACAAAAATCATTGCCGGAGTTGGTGAAAACTTCacaagaagacaaaaaagatgTGCAAACAGTTGAAACAATATCCGCTAAAGCGTTAATTCATACATCCTCGTTAGTTaatgaaaatcaaataatacaaatagatCAATCAATTGATCAAAATATTGAGATTATAAAGGATACGGTATCAGATAATTCCAAATTGACAGAAATTGAAACTGAAGAAGTTTCCACAGAACTGAATGATCTATTATCACAGTCAGACGGGAAACGCGTTAAAACGATAACTGACGTAGAACAGAGCGCTATACAAAAACATGAAGATGTATCGTCTGATTCTAGCGAGGGTGGTGATACACCTGCAGGTGTATCAGAGATCGAAATAGACTCTCCAAGAGATTTAAGTAACTCCAGATTGAATATCGATGCCTTGGACGATGATCTACTTAGTAATACGAATATGGGAAAACAGGATGAATCAAAAACGGATTTTCATGCAACGGCTATTGTTACGACGTCGGAAAAAGATATCGAAGCtatgatcgataaaataaaag CTTCGTTGAAGCAGCCTGGCTTAGAAGTTGCCGATTTGGAAGCTAAGCTACTTCGTATACAACAACTTCAAATTGAATTAgag aTCAAAAAATTGGAAGCCGAAGAAGTATACTACGTTAGAGAAATACCAAATAAACCTCCACCGCCGTATACACCTCCAGGAGATAATCGAATTTCTATAGCTATTGCCTCACCTTCTCCGCCTCCTGCAGTAATACCTTCGAATATAGAAGAATTGACAGCTTTTACAGAAAAGGCTACGGCTTTAATATACAAAGCTAAACAATCCGGACAAGATATTATGAATTTAGAAGCACCTCCGGAAATTTGTgaattaacgaaagaaagtaACGAGATCgcgaaaaaagatagaaagatttataatacattcctttttgatttatgtaaagaaaatatttcggaAGTTTATCAAGCGGAATACGAGAAACCTGGTCCAAGTTGGACAAAACCAAATGTAAAGACAAAGCCAGCTATAAAAATTCCAAAGACCGTAGAAGAGCTTCATGAATATGTTAGTAAGGAAGTAGCGACATTATTTGGATTcaaaacaaaattacaaaGGGAGAATATGGTAATGCGTTGGAGTAGAAAACGTAGAGATAGAGTCGATGAATTATTAGCGAGAGAGGCCCAGGCCGAAGAAGACGAATGGACTAAGTTTCATCACGATGAATTGGCAGTGAAAAATGGACTCACGGTGGCCATATTAGAAACATTGATTATGGAGACTACAAGTGTGGTTAAAGTGGCacatgcaaaaaaaagaaag